Proteins from one Prinia subflava isolate CZ2003 ecotype Zambia chromosome 4, Cam_Psub_1.2, whole genome shotgun sequence genomic window:
- the FAM118A gene encoding protein FAM118A, whose translation MDSPEGATVRSEQKFRKFLKSLIRKQPRDLLLVIGTGVSAAVAPGIPALCSWRSCIEAVLGAAEQLEVLHPGDVAEFRNKVSKERDLLVVAHDLIRKMSPRTGDTKPNFFQDCLMEVFDNLEQHIQNPVVLQSILRLMERGTMVLTTNYDNLLEIFGQQQGKPMESLDLKNKDKVLQWARGHVKYGVLHIHGLYTDPCGMVLDPSGYKDVTQDPEVMEVLQNLYRTKSFLFLGCGETLRDQIFQALFLYTVKNKVDLEHYMLVLKENEDHFFKLQADMLLHGIKVVSYGDCFQQFPEYVQDLTAQICKQRSPDAERVDSTTLLGTSCVDCAKRKLGESGTDSPKRIKQSDNDIPTLE comes from the exons ATGGATTCACCAGAAGGGGCCACAGTTAGAAGTGAGCAGAAATTCAG AAAATTCCTGAAAAGCCTCATCAGAAAGCAGCCTCGGGACCTTCTGCTGGTGATTGGGACGGGGGTGAGCGCTGCAGTGGCCCCGGGGATCCCCgccctctgctcctggaggagctgcattGAGGCTGTGCTTGGGGCAGCCgagcagctggaggtgctgcacCCCGGGGATGTGGCTGAGTTCCGCAACAAAGTCAGCAAAGAGAGAGACCTGCTGGTGGTTGCACACGATCTCATCAGGAAGATGTCACCA CGTACCGGCGACACGAAGCCCAACTTCTTCCAGGACTGCTTGATGGAGGTGTTTGATAATTTAGAGCAGCACATTCAGAACCCTGTGGTTCTGCAATCCATCCTGAGGCTCATGGAGAGAGGCACAATGGTTCTGACTACGAACTATGATAATTTGCTTGAAATATTTGGTCAGCAGCAGGGTAAACCTATGGAATCTTTAGACCTCAAAAATAAGGATAAG GTCCTGCAGTGGGCAAGAGGCCATGTCAAGTATGGAGTTCTTCATATTCACGGCTTATATACAGATCCCTGTGGAATGGTGCTGGATCCCTCGGGATATAAAGATGTTACTCAAGATCCTGAAGTCATG GAGGTTCTTCAGAACTTGTACCGAACCAAGTCTTTTTTGTTTCTGGGTTGTGGAGAGACTCTGCGTGATCAGATATTCCAGGCTCTTTTTCTTTACACAGTAAAGAACAAAGTGGACCTAGAACATTACATGTTGgtgctgaaagaaaatgaagaccACTTTTTTAAGCTCCAGGCAGATATGCTGCTGCATGGAATAAAAGTGGTGTCCTATGGGGACTGCTTCCAGCAATTCCCAGAGTATGTCCAGGATCTGACTGCTCAAATCTGCAAGCAGAGAAGTCCAG ATGCTGAACGGGTGGACAGCACAACACTGTTGG GAACTTCCTGCGTGGACTGTGCTAAAAGGAAGCTAGGAGAAAGCGGCACTGATTCTCCCAAGAGGATCAAGCAGTCAGATAATGATATACCCACTCTtgaatga